From the Huiozyma naganishii CBS 8797 chromosome 2, complete genome genome, one window contains:
- the RPA12 gene encoding DNA-directed RNA polymerase I core subunit RPA12 (similar to Saccharomyces cerevisiae RPA12 (YJR063W); ancestral locus Anc_1.512) — translation MSVVGSLIFCFDCGNLLDNPSTGHGDSIECAQCQARYPKADFSNLKVVTTTAEDAFPSALRSKKSVVKTQLKKDELGEGATIKEKCPQCGNDEMQYHTLQLRSADEGATVFYTCTSCGYKFRTNN, via the coding sequence ATgtctgttgttggttctcTTATATTCTGTTTTGACTGCGGTAACCTGCTGGACAACCCGAGCACGGGGCACGGGGACAGCATCGAGTGCGCGCAGTGCCAGGCGAGGTACCCAAAGGCAGATTTCTCGAATCTGAAAGTGGTCACGACGACCGCTGAGGATGCGTTCCCCTCCGCGCTGCGGTCGAAGAAGTCCGTGGTGAAGACacaattgaagaaggatGAGCTGGGCGAGGGGGCCACGATCAAGGAGAAGTGTCCGCAGTGTGGGAACGACGAGATGCAGTACCACACGCTGCAATTGCGGTCTGCAGACGAAGGTGCGACCGTGTTCTACACGTGTACGTCGTGCGGGTACAAGTTCAGAACCAATAACTGA
- the KNAG0B00200 gene encoding uncharacterized protein (ancestral locus Anc_1.511): protein MNSGETDEIFESGFSRSSLALSEPSYEPVTFAELNGTSYEGSKHRDSTRPQERVQDDDTATRSILDWASTNANTPTANTAQPITQVYDRKNQLTSLVQNAQMNEGALAARNEQLQQAKRTSRRRYGW, encoded by the coding sequence ATGAACAGTGGCGAAACAGATGAGATATTTGAGAGCGGGTTCAGTAGATCGAGCCTTGCCCTTTCGGAACCCAGCTACGAGCCCGTCACTTTTGCTGAACTAAACGGTACCAGCTATGAGGGCAGCAAACACAGAGACAGTACTCGACCACAGGAACGTGTCCAAGACGACGACACTGCCACGCGGTCAATCCTGGACTGGGCAAGCACCAACGCCAACACGCCCACTGCAAACACCGCACAGCCAATCACTCAGGTCTACGACCGCAAGAACCAGCTGACCTCGCTGGTGCAGAACGCACAGATGAACGAGGGAGCACTTGCTGCCCGTAACGAACAACTACAGCAGGCCAAGCGGACCTCGAGACGCCGCTACGGCTGGTGA
- the NTA1 gene encoding amidase (similar to Saccharomyces cerevisiae NTA1 (YJR062C); ancestral locus Anc_1.510), whose product MSIRLLVKLRVALVQLNPQVGRLEQNIARTWSLLRKFQEKLQPAQTGEKMTTPTPDLMVFPEFALTGYSFHSKEHISSFVHKTKESPSFHFAQQVSKMFSCYTVIGYPERHEKEGKVLLYNSALVVSPKGELVFNYRKSFLYDTEYEWDCEENPNGFETFSLTFPGKGQTPTGDKIDVTLKTSIGICMDLSPYKFEAPFNLFEFASFNLENRSELMICPMAWLHSSSITKMDKYTEEEKLEKMAALEDNLKRQSLPIFGSQNDFQLDLDNSNTPRTMSRDGPDVDPTYGKLEEPDMTNVNYWILRFLPFIDLNIREEWYKQGIIKKLLSREQSDLLGSTYMGASARAAWEFANCNAILLLTNRCGVEDGTTVYAGSSGVYKFNGSMDPNESNIDSMNGSVALLGNLGKGKEGIILRDLEFDVTREL is encoded by the coding sequence ATGAGTATCAGACTTTTGGTGAAACTGAGGGTTGCTctcgttcaattgaaccCGCAGGTTGGCCGGTTGGAACAAAATATTGCACGCACatggtctcttcttcgcAAATTCCAGGAAAAGTTGCAACCTGCCCAAACGGGTGAGAAGATGACGACGCCGACGCCAGATCTAATGGTATTCCCAGAGTTTGCATTGACAGGTTACTCCTTTCACTCGAAGGAACACATTTCATCCTTTGTTCACAAGACTAAAGAGAGCCCATCTTTCCATTTTGCACAACAGGTCTCGAAGATGTTCAGTTGCTACACGGTGATCGGGTACCCTGAACGTCACGAAAAAGAGGGCAAAGTCCTCCTGTACAACTCTGCATTGGTAGTTTCGCCGAAGGGCGAACTTGTATTCAACTATAGAAAATCGTTCCTTTACGACACGGAGTACGAATGGGACTGCGAAGAGAACCCAAACGGATTCGAGACTTTCTCGCTTACGTTCCCCGGCAAGGGGCAGACACCTACTGGTGACAAAATTGATGTCACTTTGAAAACGAGCATTGGTATTTGCATGGACTTGAGCCCTTATAAATTTGAGGCACCCTTTAACCTTTTCGAGTTTGCTAGTTTCAACTTGGAGAACCGTTCAGAATTGATGATTTGCCCGATGGCTTGGCTCCATTCGAGCTCAATCACAAAGATGGATAAGTACActgaggaggagaaactggagaagatGGCTGCATTGGAAGATAATTTGAAGAGACAGTCACTCCCCATCTTTGGATCCCAAAACGATTTCCAGCTAGATCTGGACAATAGCAACACACCACGAACAATGAGCAGAGATGGGCCAGACGTCGACCCGACGTATGggaaacttgaagaaccaGATATGACAAACGTCAACTACTGGATCTTGCGGTTCTTGCCCTTCATTGATTTGAATATCAGGGAAGAATGGTATAAACAGGGGATTATCAAGAAGTTATTATCAAGAGAGCAGTCTGATTTGCTCGGTAGCACGTACATGGGTGCATCTGCTCGGGCTGCATGGGAGTTTGCTAATTGTAACGCAATCTTACTGTTGACAAACAGATGCGGTGTGGAAGATGGTACCACGGTCTACGCTGGCAGTTCCGGGGTTTACAAATTCAACGGATCCATGGATCCCAATGAATCAAACATAGACAGCATGAACGGATCTGTCGCTTTGCTAGGTAACCTGGGTAAGGGCAAGGAGGGTATTATACTTCGCGATTTGGAATTTGATGTCACGAGAGAACTGTAG
- the ADD66 gene encoding Add66p (similar to Saccharomyces cerevisiae ADD66 (YKL206C); ancestral locus Anc_1.522) has product MSSSITLVLPLISTGNVPQLATDLILHSLSADFSFVQDLDSTYLHPFVGPLDYTIDDLQGNGSLGPDTPQLYRDHLATKKFSSALELFANKDKTVYIVQQRTPIVQGYINSFTMEVIIPLIQELQATNVTVLDSYGTLDDIAAPRGAVAELGAATGGNFSNLSIGVCQVKSIADMIENFQTVLNLQLDPDSAVHYTNSLFTFSSNSPLQEISTSQQVFKMAYHILNCPSMTTLKEIKYASLFVHEGDNSVDAMLLCEHLPQLIDAPVLKIEKFKTPVSWKGVYGLNSVPSTMDEGIYI; this is encoded by the coding sequence ATGTCTTCCTCGATAACACTGGTACTGCCCTTGATTTCAACGGGGAACGTTCCCCAGCTGGCCACAGATTTGATTTTACATTCCCTGTCCGCCGACTTTTCGTTCGTGCAGGATCTGGATTCCACGTACTTGCATCCGTTTGTGGGTCCATTGGACTACACTATAGATGATTTACAGGGGAATGGATCTCTTGGGCCAGATACTCCACAGCTCTATAGGGACCATCTGGCcaccaagaagttttcATCCGCTTTGGAACTGTTTGCCAACAAGGATAAAACCGTATACATAGTCCAGCAGAGGACACCTATAGTGCAGGGTTACATCAACAGTTTCACTATGGAGGTTATAATACCGCTTATTCAGGAATTGCAGGCTACGAACGTCACCGTGTTGGACTCGTACGGGACGCTGGACGATATTGCCGCGCCCAGGGGTGCAGTGGCGGAACTCGGTGCAGCAACCGGTGGGAATTTTAGCAACCTTTCAATTGGTGTGTGTCAAGTGAAATCAATTGCGGACATGATCGAAAATTTCCAGACGGTTCTCAACTTACAGCTGGACCCAGATTCCGCAGTTCATTACACAAACTCGCTATTTACGTTCAGCTCGAACAGCCCGTTACAAGAAATCTCCACCAGCCAGcaggttttcaaaatggcTTACCATATATTGAATTGTCCCTCAATgaccactttgaaggaaattAAATACGCATCTCTGTTTGTTCACGAGGGGGACAATTCGGTTGATGCAATGCTGTTGTGCGAACATCTGCCCCAATTGATAGATGCCCCGGTTTTGAAGATCGAAAAGTTTAAAACGCCAGTGTCATGGAAGGGTGTGTATGGACTGAACAGTGTACCTTCTACAATGGACGAAGGTATCTACATTTGA
- the EAP1 gene encoding Eap1p (similar to Saccharomyces cerevisiae EAP1 (YKL204W); ancestral locus Anc_1.518), with product MDTSEPQVATIAEDATRDPKAKKLSSVTALQNRLPFDDLDDISNLKSTSSGKPHVYSICELITMYQDVSGELFIAKEAILPNRKFWRLHQRFLDNGPNNKNANRFDRRNSKNRNNANTGNAKKQGFAHKLDGEGRQQHNKKNAGLDVDVLEFDDNFVPSGNAMKDFETWKAKMREIEQQKKTNGKPAKGRPVPNTAATAVIAKNMGPQTGTTSVMSDFFNLSGTTTSSEKALSMTELEGSVVKTGGTVPESAQESASTQVTVPKNALETSRSSSSRFSSFFASPSNISATTMNTDKKETASPNNNTNTATNMSTAITAKIDGDSANVEQPKQQSVSGSRLMNFFKNSSQSTTPTNNSPAATAASLPNILKGPPPPGLARSTNVESRGNNDNNKHNHQMENIHAPPMMPGGPVQFGPIPQQMPMPQNTNAFFQGLLNKNKMADLPPTDGNNKKGNNLPMQASQHMPPPPPGLMQQPGMMNGGAPPNFGMMPPHPPHPMGSMPPGMQNFMNQPKFDKSGKLVKQENTNPNKDMNSQPPFMSMPMPPPPGFMMMPPNMHFPPPNNMMPPPHLQQVGAADGNVTNVKNGTNTANENQGRFVPPMPMNPNMMGPMRPNMNVPPQGNINIHADKR from the coding sequence ATGGATACAAGTGAACCTCAAGTGGCTACTATAGCCGAAGATGCTACGAGAGATCCAAAGGCGAAGAAGCTGAGCTCGGTCACTGCGCTGCAAAATAGACTCCCCTTTGACGATCTGGATGATATTTCGAATTTAAAGTCCACGAGTTCCGGGAAACCGCATGTGTACAGTATATGTGAATTAATCACGATGTACCAAGATGTCTCAGGGGAACTGTTTATTGCAAAGGAGGCAATTTTGCccaacagaaaattttggagACTACACCAGAGGTTCTTGGATAATGGacccaacaacaaaaatgcGAACCGGTTCGATAGAAGAAACAGcaaaaacagaaacaacgCCAACACGGGTAATGCCAAGAAACAGGGGTTTGCTCACAAGCTGGATGGCGAGGGTAGACAGCAACATAACAAAAAGAACGCAGGCCTTGACGTTGACGTTTTGGAATTCGACGACAATTTTGTCCCATCCGGTAACGCAATGAAGGACTTCGAGACCTGGAAGGCCAAGATGAGAGAGATTGagcaacagaagaagacgaaTGGGAAGCCCGCTAAGGGCAGACCTGTCCCAAACACCGCTGCAACTGCAGTGATCGCGAAAAACATGGGACCGCAGACCGGTACTACGAGTGTCATGTCCGATTTCTTTAATTTGTCGGGGACAACTACGTCGTCGGAGAAAGCTCTATCCATGACTGAATTGGAGGGATCTGTCGTCAAGACGGGTGGTACAGTTCCAGAATCAGCACAGGAAAGCGCTTCCACACAGGTGACAGTGCCGAAAAATGCGTTAGAGACCTCCAGaagttcatcttcaagGTTTAGCTCCTTTTTCGCTAGCCCTTCAAATATAAGCGCAACAACAATGAACACGGACAAGAAAGAGACGGCATCGCCAAATAACAATACTAACACTGCAACTAACATGTCAACGGCCATCACAGCAAAGATTGATGGAGACTCTGCGAATGTTGAACAACCTAAACAACAAAGTGTTAGTGGCTCAAGATTGatgaattttttcaaaaactcgtCTCAATCGACAACTCCGACAAACAACTCGCCTGCGGCAACAGCGGCATCATTACCAAACATATTAAAAGGTCCACCGCCTCCTGGGCTAGCTCGGTCGACCAACGTTGAATCCCGTGgcaacaacgacaacaacaaacacaaccaTCAAATGGAAAACATACATGCTCCACCAATGATGCCGGGAGGACCTGTACAGTTTGGCCCAATACCACAACAGATGCCGATGCCACAGAATACAAATGCATTTTTCCAAGGTTTGttaaacaagaacaaaatgGCGGACCTACCTCCTACGGATGGTAACAATAAAAAGGGCAACAACCTTCCAATGCAAGCTTCACAACACATGCCCCCACCGCCACCAGGGTTGATGCAGCAACCGGGTATGATGAATGGGGGTGCTCCTCCCAATTTTGGTATGATGCCACCACACCCACCTCACCCAATGGGCTCCATGCCGCCCGGAATGCAGAACTTTATGAACCAGCCAAAATTTGATAAATCAGGTAAGCTTgtgaaacaagaaaacacCAACCCAAATAAAGATATGAACAGCCAACCACCATTTATGTCCATGCCCATGCCACCTCCACCAGGATTTATGATGATGCCTCCAAATATGCATTTTCCTCCACCGAATAACATGATGCCTCCCCCACATTTGCAGCAAGTTGGGGCTGCCGATGGAAACGTCACTAACGTCAAAAATGGCACCAATACTGCAAACGAGAACCAAGGAAGATTTGTTCCTCCAATGCCAATGAACCCCAATATGATGGGTCCAATGAGGCCAAATATGAACGTTCCACCGCAAGGTAATATCAACATCCATGCAGACAAAAGGTGA
- the MNN14 gene encoding Mnn14p (similar to Saccharomyces cerevisiae MNN4 (YKL201C) and YJR061W; ancestral locus Anc_1.509), with protein MSVSGVVRRAVVFPLVRLKRRSLKFVFFSGLLAQAIIVLLVLYRNGNDDLSSSSSSTPSFRDKFNEFAAPVMNMLPAAAQQLQQKPVSKLTQAKQLYKKLTFDSSPDWIDEYTLQNSLLTLSTGPNRSQRLSSIDDLEFYDSDPRLSWSVYMHYLTNVTMAADTEDDSIDTNNRKSFVMPFSWYDWADFHNFNKLVSVREKFKQNLTCDLVLQPTFEINLLRAVEKDIGEQLFLTDREKYDDRFWYRAKSKERHPLKYAKKFCKMHEKYESTKFNLPCVVTKLEGSLRPEVYQIHARSYILNSMDHPLSVTFLEGANNSYRVYAQQNLRENMAESGLLHKFVKENTDEESPDNDIVFDHISYYVKFLESDRAAKFRVEIPGLATENYDKYKVDLTADDFIFDPKAKIKQLESQERLDRHESHYLDSLKNSILTHSALCPKYFNEATELKGPRGHHRDERFYNGARLEDPLLNNARMNSLIRTFQKFTKSTGLISWLSHGTLYGQMYNGICFPWDDDFDLQMPIKHLNLLAQYFNQSLILEDPREGNGRYLVDVGSSITTRTKANGKNNIDARFIDVDSGLYIDITGLSVSTEFYNKGLNDIIDKYDMYSAYNEVMKMDPSDIHNPDIGEGLAALNATALRDYVLANKKEFDDWKVDGAKELAEEEKKISWSDYPISTFDPGKRFEFNKKLNLVNCRNKHFDTINMISPLYSTYYHGVQAFVPHKLIYSLRNEYGVPDKYGFLTYAGHVFVPKFKAWIPFQYLKKAANINNGYSTLLSLSSPVNRLEFPDVRKIFHNIVIAGYKDLLSYLVTTFEVSTFRVKELEIQYDPLLDPDRREEALTFLRHEFGPKLTSPVKDALLYEYELKKWKEFKKNFSEEQLKEIEESTSWEILDEITKKYTIFHSRHWFKNQMDPLASPDYDIDTLGLDLYEEVDENGGSIFKEEPPDIQGAEKARLKFKNEARKNEMALIDEEEKKRKEEIRKKKEAEKKAKEEEEKRIIEERQKEEAKRKAEREKKAKAEEEERKKTEEAKKKLDEDKKKFEEEKKKAAETNNDSQDQGGKPKEENNTKSSEEVNKSKDGKSDGSVPNEDTKQSEDQKDSKDTKSEQTEKKEGQNDTKDKDTKPEQTHQEESGKDTKDPKSGQAQQKEDQKDPKDSKSDQAQQNEDQKKSTNTNDDSSKQP; from the coding sequence ATGAGTGTTTCCGGGGTGGTGCGCAGAGCGGTGGTGTTCCCGCTCGTCAGGCTCAAAAGGAGATCGCTCAagtttgtatttttctCCGGGCTGCTTGCACAGGCGATCATAGTCCTGCTGGTGCTCTACCGCAACGGTAATGACGActtgtcgtcgtcatcgtcgtctaCGCCGAGTTTCAGGGATAAGTTCAACGAGTTTGCTGCCCCAGTGATGAACATGCTCCCGGCTGCTGCACAGCAGCTGCAGCAGAAACCAGTGTCAAAACTCACCCAGGCAAAACAACTTTACAAAAAACTGACGTTCGATTCGTCACCGGATTGGATAGACGAATATACACTCCAGAATAGCTTGCTCACTTTGTCCACGGGACCGAACAGGTCGCAAAGACTGTCCAGTATAGACGATCTGGAATTCTATGACAGTGATCCGCGGCTCAGTTGGTCCGTTTACATGCATTACTTGACCAACGTAACAATGGCTGCGGACACGGAGGACGATTCCATCGACACAAACAATCGGAAAAGTTTTGTCATGCCCTTTTCCTGGTACGATTGGGCTGACTTCCATAACTTCAATAAACTGGTCTCCGTAAGGGAAAAATTCAAACAGAACCTGACTTGTGACTTAGTCTTACAGCCAACTTTCGAAATCAACCTTTTGAGAGCCGTCGAGAAAGATATTGGAGAACAACTTTTCTTGACCGATAGAGAGAAATATGACGATAGGTTCTGGTACAGGGCCAAATCAAAGGAGAGACACCCTCTAAAATATGCGAAAAAATTCTGTAAGATGCATGAAAAGTACGAAAGTACTAAATTCAACCTTCCTTGCGTCGTTACCAAGCTCGAAGGCAGTTTGAGACCAGAGGTGTACCAGATCCACGCCAGAAGTTACATCCTAAACTCGATGGACCACCCATTATCGGTCACTTTCCTCGAGGGCGCAAATAACTCGTACAGAGTCTATGCGCAACAAAACCTTAGGGAGAACATGGCAGAGTCGGGACTACTTCATAAATTTGTCAAAGAAAACACAGACGAGGAATCCCCAGATAACGATATCGTGTTTGACCACATATCCTATTACGTaaagtttttggaaagtgatCGAGCTGCTAAATTTAGAGTTGAAATCCCGGGATTGGCAACAGAAAACTACGACAAGTATAAAGTCGATCTAACGGCCGACGATTTCATCTTTGATCCGAAAGCTAAAATAAAGCAATTAGAGAGTCAAGAACGCTTGGACAGACACGAATCACACTATCTGGACAGCTTGAAAAACTCAATTTTGACACACTCTGCCCTATGTCCCAAATATTTCAACGAAGCTACAGAATTGAAGGGGCCTAGAGGCCACCACAGAGACGAACGATTCTACAATGGTGCAAGACTGGAGGACCCGCTACTCAACAATGCCCGTATGAACTCTCTAATCAGAACGTTCCAAAAATTTACAAAATCTACAGGTCTGATCTCGTGGTTGTCACATGGTACGCTGTATGGCCAGATGTACAACGGCATCTGCTTCCCATGGGACGATGACTTCGACCTGCAGATGCCCATCAAACATCTGAATCTCCTGGCACAGTACTTCAATCAAAGTTTGATCCTTGAAGATCCCAGAGAGGGCAATGGGCGGTACTTAGTCGACGTCGGATCTTCAATAACCACCAGAACGAAGGCCAACGGGAAGAATAATATCGATGCCAGATTCATCGACGTGGACTCCGGATTGTACATCGACATAACAGGGCTGAGTGTCTCCACCGAATTTTACAACAAGGGATTAAACGACATCATCGACAAATATGACATGTATTCCGCCTACAATGAAGTCATGAAGATGGACCCATCAGATATACATAACCCTGATATTGGTGAAGGGCTTGCCGCACTAAACGCAACCGCACTTCGAGATTACGTCTTAGCGAATAAGAAAGAGTTTGATGATTGGAAGGTTGACGGTGCGAAGGAACtcgcagaagaggaaaagaagatcTCTTGGTCTGATTACCCTATCAGTACTTTTGACCCTGGTAAAAGGTTTGAGTTTAATAAAAAATTGAACTTAGTCAACTGTAGAAACAAGCATTTTGACACGATCAATATGATCTCTCCCCTCTATTCGACGTATTATCACGGGGTACAGGCATTCGTCCCGCACAAATTAATTTATTCCTTGAGGAACGAGTACGGAGTTCCAGACAAATATGGATTCCTTACCTATGCAGGGCATGTTTTTGTTCCAAAATTCAAAGCATGGATTCCCTTCCAATACCTGAAAAAGGCAGCTAATATTAACAACGGTTATTCAACGTTGTTATCGCTGAGTTCACCAGTCAACCGATTGGAATTCCCTGACGTGAGGAAGATCTTCCATAATATTGTGATTGCAGGATACAAAGACCTGCTGTCCTATTTAGTCACCACATTCGAAGTGTCCACATTTAGAgtgaaggaattggaaatACAGTATGACCCGCTACTGGATCCTGATCGACGCGAAGAGGCTTTAACGTTTTTGAGACACGAATTCGGGCCTAAGTTAACATCACCCGTGAAGGATGCTCTGCTGTACGAGTATGAACTGAAGAAGTGGAAAGaatttaaaaaaaatttctcTGAAGAACAACTGAAAGAGATAGAAGAGTCGACGTCTTGGGAAATTCTGGATGAAATCACAAAGAAATACACCATATTTCACAGTCGCCACTGGTTCAAAAACCAAATGGATCCACTTGCCAGCCCTGATTACGACATCGATACACTGGGTTTAGATCTCTATGAAGAAGTAGATGAGAATGGGGGTTCAATATTCAAGGAAGAACCACCCGATATCCAGGGTGCCGAAAAAGCACGGCTGAAATTTAAGAATGAGGCAAGAAAAAACGAAATGGCCTTGATCGACgaggaagagaaaaagagaaaagaagaaatcaggaagaaaaaggaagcggagaaaaaagcaaaggaggaagaggagaaaagGATTATTGAAGAGAGACAGAAGGAAGAGGCGAAGAGAAAAGCtgagagagaaaagaaggcaAAAGctgaggaagaggaaaggaaaaaaactgaagaagcgaagaagaagcttGATGAAGataagaagaagtttgaagaggagaagaaaaaggctGCGGAAACAAACAATGATTCCCAAGATCAGGGAGGAAAacccaaagaagaaaacaataCAAAGTCGTCCGAAGAAGTAAACAAATCAAAGGATGGAAAAAGTGACGGGAGTGTCCCCAACGAGGACACGAAGCAATCAGAGGACCAAAAAGATTCGAAAGATACCAAATCTGAACAAacggaaaagaaagaaggtCAAAATGATACCAAGGACAAAGACACGAAACCGGAACAAACGcaccaagaagaaagtgggAAGGACACAAAAGATCCAAAATCGGGACAAGCACAACAGAAAGAAGACCAAAAGGACCCCAAAGATTCGAAATCTGACCAAGCACAACAGAATGAAgatcaaaagaaaagcaCCAACACTAATGACGACTCATCGAAACAACCCTGA
- the CBF1 gene encoding Cbf1p (similar to Saccharomyces cerevisiae CBF1 (YJR060W); ancestral locus Anc_1.508): MSRVARKLERDANDEEDGSQLKKQRHEEEDAEEQQHGDGQESQAHGDDVGEEEENQGDDEEEEEGRMEVGDDNNIDSALLEAETAAREHASHYGGQESVNVDVGTDAATAAVTATYNQLLQHNAEREEANRHSGGDGDGSDSGHDNSRSGHTVEVQLEDPTGPVDEKGLGGPHGEGKDSDGNESVLDELSDATKRIMGKRGRKPAVVAGTEAWKLQRKESHKEVERRRRENINTAINSLSDLLPVKESSKAAILTRAAEYIQKMKETENANIEKWTLQKLLSEQNASQLSTANEKLQEALGNAFKEIEYLKKLCKKHGVSVEEGQFDETD; this comes from the coding sequence ATGAGCAGGGTTGCCAGGAAGCTTGAGAGAGATGCgaacgacgaggaggatggGAgccagttgaagaagcagagacacgaggaggaggatgcGGAAGAGCAACAACACGGAGACGGGCAGGAGAGCCAAGCTCATGGCGATGACGTTggggaggaagaggagaacCAGGgggacgatgaggaggaggaggagggTAGGATGGAGGTTGGCGATGACAATAATATCGATTCTGCGCTGCTGGAGGCCGAGACTGCTGCCAGGGAACATGCGTCGCATTATGGCGGGCAAGAGTCTGTCAATGTGGATGTCGGGACGGATGCTGCCACTGCAGCGGTGACGGCGACTTACAACCAGTTGTTGCAGCACAACGCTGAGCGGGAGGAGGCGAACCGGCACAGcggtggtgatggtgatggAAGTGACAGCGGGCATGACAACAGCCGTAGCGGACACACTGTGGAGGTGCAATTGGAGGATCCCACGGGTCCCGTTGACGAGAAGGGGCTTGGTGGCCCCCACGGCGAGGGGAAGGACAGCGACGGCAACGAGAGTGTGCTTGACGAGCTGAGTGATGCGACGAAACGGATCATGGGTAAACGGGGCCGGAAACCCGCCGTGGTTGCCGGAACGGAGGCTTGGAAGCTGCAGCGGAAGGAGTCGCACAAGGAGGTCGAGCGGCGCAGGAGGGAGAACATCAACACAGCCATCAACAGTCTCAGCGACCTGTTGCCCGTCAAAGAGTCGAGCAAAGCTGCCATCTTGACGCGCGCCGCGGAGTACATCCAGAAAATGAAGGAAACGGAGAACGCGAACATCGAGAAATGGACTCTGCAGAAGTTGTTGAGCGAACAAAACGCTTCGCAGCTGTCCACAGCGAACGAAAAGCTGCAAGAGGCACTGGGGAACgccttcaaagagatcgaGTACCTGAAGAAATTGTGTAAGAAGCATGGCGTCAGTGTGGAGGAGGGACAATTTGATGAGACCGACTAA